GCGCGTGGCGCCATCTTTCAGGCCGTTGTCAGCCTCATGCACGCGCAGTTTCGTCGACAGATGCTCGACATCGGCGAAACCTGTGCATTTGGGCAGCATGATCCCGTCCGGATGCGCCGCCATGATGCCGTCGAGATCGCGGTCGGTCTCGCCCGTCGTCAGATCGTTGACGCGGATGAAGATGCGGGCGCGCGTCTTGGCGCGTTCGGCCAGGATGAATTCCCGCGCCAGCGCACGCGCTGCCGCCTTGTTGTCGGCAGAGACCGAATCTTCAAGATCGACGAGCAAGACATCGGCGTCAGAACCGAAACCCTTGGCGAGCTTCTTTTCGGAATCGCCGGGTACGAACAGCAATGAGCGCATCGTCAGGCCACCGGCTTCTTCTGGATCATCGTCTGGCGCAGGCAGCGCGCCACGAGCACGCCGTGCTGGTTGAAGGCGCGATGCTCCATTTCGACTATTCCCCTGTCGTCCCTGGATTTCGATTCGCGGACGGATTTGATCTCCGTCTCGACAGATATCGTATCGCCGTGAAAAACCGGGTTCGGGAACACGGTTTCGCTCATGCCGAGATTGGCGACGATGGTGCCGACCGTGGTGTCGTTGACCGAAATGCCGATCATCAGGCTGAGCGTGAACAGCGAATTGACCAGCGGTTTGCCCCACTCGGTCTTCGACGCATAGTCGAAGTCGATGTGAAGCGGCTGGGTATTCAGCGTCATGGTGGAAAAGAACATGTTGTCCGCTTCGGTCACGGACCGTCGCAGCGGGTGCCTGATGACCTGACCGACGACGAACTCCTCCAGATAAAGTCCCGGCATCGCATTCCTCCTGATGCCGCGTGATAGGCGTCGGGCTGCGGTCAGGCAAGCGACACGTTAAGAGATATGGTGAACGGTTCGTAAACCTATTCCCCGCTAGTCTCGACGCAGGCTGGGAAAAGGCTTGCATGGTCATCGAACATCTCCTCAAGT
The window above is part of the Rhizobiaceae bacterium genome. Proteins encoded here:
- a CDS encoding MaoC family dehydratase — its product is MPGLYLEEFVVGQVIRHPLRRSVTEADNMFFSTMTLNTQPLHIDFDYASKTEWGKPLVNSLFTLSLMIGISVNDTTVGTIVANLGMSETVFPNPVFHGDTISVETEIKSVRESKSRDDRGIVEMEHRAFNQHGVLVARCLRQTMIQKKPVA